The following are from one region of the Nicotiana tomentosiformis chromosome 7, ASM39032v3, whole genome shotgun sequence genome:
- the LOC104101048 gene encoding metallothionein-like protein type 2, which yields MSCCGGNCGCGSGCKCGNGCGGCKMYPDLSYNESTTTETLVLGVGPEKTSFGTMEMGESPAAENGCKCGSDCKCNPCTCSK from the exons ATGTCTTGCTGTGGAGGAAACTGTGGTTGTGGATCTGGCTGCAAGTGCGGCAACGGCTGTGGCGG ATGCAAGATGTACCCAGATTTGAGCTACAACGagagcaccacaaccgagacttTGGTGCTTGGGGTGGGACCTGAGAAGACAAGCTTCGGCACTATGGAAATGGGTGAATCTCCTGCTGCTGAAAATGGTTGCAAATGTGGATCTGACTGCAAGTGTAACCCCTGCACTTGTTCTAAATGA